Within Kutzneria chonburiensis, the genomic segment CGGCGACACCCTCGAACGTCACCAGCAGCCGTCCGGTATGAGGCCGGACGGCTGCGATGGTGATCGTTCCGGACTTGCCGTCACGCGCGCGGGTGCCCAGCGTGGACCCCGGCGCGAACCGCTCCTCGGGGGAGTCGGTGTGCACGTCCACGACGAGCTCGCCGCGGATGCCGTGCGGCTTGACGACCCGTCCGACCACACGAACGTCGGGACTGCTCAACGGTCGGTGTCCACCACGTCCACCCGCACGCCGCGACCGCCGATACCGGCCATCACGGTGCGCAGGGCAGTGGCGGTCCGGCCGCCCCGGCCGATCACCTTGCCGAGGTCGTCCGGGTGGACGTGCACCTCGAGGGTGCGACCGCGACGGGTGGTCAGCAGGTTGACGCGAACATCGTCGGGGTGATCGACAATGCCCCGGACGAGGTGCTCGAGCGCGTCCGCGAGCAAACTCACGCCTCGCCGCCCTCGGACTTCTCCTCAGCGGCGGCCTCGTCCTTGGACTCGGCCTTCTTGGCGGACGCCTTCTTCTTCGGCGTGGTGGCCTCGGTCGTCGGCTCCTCGCCGGCGGCGGCCAGCGCGGCGTTGAACAGCGCCTGCTTGTCCGGCTTCGGCTCGCGGTGCTTCAGCGTGCCCTCGGCGCCCGGCAGGCCCTTGAACTTCTGCCAGTCGCCGGTGATCTCCAGGATGCGCTGCACGGGCTCGGTCGGCTGCGCGCCGACGCTCAGCCAGTACTGCGCCCGCTCGGTGTCGACCTCGATGAAGCTGGGCTCCTGCAGCGGGTGGTACTTGCCGATCGTCTCGATCGCCTTACCGCTACGACGGGCACGCGAGTCGGCGATGATGATCCGGTACTGGGGCTGGCGGATCTTGCCGAGCCGCTGCAGCTTGATCTTGACGGCCACGGGTAGTGGTACTCCTCAGGCTCTCGTTGCTCCGGGTCGAGCACGGGGGACCGCGTGGGGACACGATCTTCGCGCTCAGGTTTCAGGACGCCACGGCACAGCGAGAGGGACCGGCAATGGCGGACAGCCGTCCATTCTGCCAGACGGGGACGTGCCGACACCAATCGGCCCCGCGAGGCCGCCGCCGGTGCCTGGACCGCGGCGGTTGCTCGATCGAGTCTGTTCATCGATCGAGCAACCGCAAGGGAAGGCACCGGCCTCATGGGCGGCCGAGCTCCGCGCGGGACGCGCGGCACGTCACTGCCTCACCGCCAGATACCGAGGGACATCAGCAGGATGCCGAGTGCCGGCACGAAGTTGTTGATCTGGTGGGCGACGATGCTGGCCGGCAGGCGGCCGGTGACCAGCCGGGCCCAGCCGATGGGGATGGCGATGACCAGCAGCAACGAGGTGCGCAGCGGCTCGAGGTGACTGACCGCGAAGATCGCCGTGCTGAGCACGAACGCGGCCCAGCGGCTCCACTGCAACCGCTCGATGGCCCCCCACAGCAGCCCGCGGAAGATCATCTCCTCGCAGGCCGGGCCGATCAGCCAGGTGTAGACGAACATCACCACGCCCAGCACCAGCGGCAGCGGCTGGGTGTCGGTCACCGAGGCCAGCGCCGACGACGGGTCGAGCTTGCCGATGGTCCGAGCCCAGATGACGGCGGCGATGGCGGTCAGCACCAGGCCGGCCGCGCCGAGCTTGAGGCCGGCCCGCACATCCGGCCAGCTCCACTGCAACCGCAGGTCGATCACGGGCCCGTTGCCGCGCAGCAGCGTGGCCAGCACGGCGACGCCGGCGGCCAGCATGGTCGGCAGGACCGTGACGACGACGATCACGATCGGCCGGGCCGGGCCCGCGAGGTCGTCCGGGCCGGCGGCCGCGGACAGGAACACCGCGGACAGGACGAGCACCACCTCGGCCAGCACGAAGGCGCCGAAGCCCCATCGGTGGGCCGGCGGTGAGTCGACCTGCGCTGTCGGTGGTGTCACCGGCCCTCCTCGGTCCGACGCCTGACGAATGTAGTCAGATCCCCACGATCGTGAAGATCCCTGGCAGCAAGTTGTTCGTGGCGTGGGCGACCATGCTCGCGCCGACCCGCCCGGTGACCAGCCGGGCGCCGCCGATGGCGATGCCCTGGGCGAACAGCGAGGCCAGCCGGGCCGGCTCCAGGTGGATGAAGGCGAAGACCAGCGCGGTGAGCACGAGAATGGTCAGCCGCGGCACGCCGTAGTGCTCCAGCGCGCCCCACAGAGCGCCGCGGACCAGCAGCTCCTCGGTGATCGGGGCGCCGATCACCAGGAACAGCGAGTACCCGACCAGCCAGCCGTCGAGATGGCTGCTGACCGGCGAGGTCGTCGGCGGGATCAGGTGTTGGAGCAGCAGCGAGACCAGCAGGCCGGCGATGAGCGACCCGATGCCCCAGCTCAGGCCGACCTGGAGGTCACGGCGGTTGGGCACGAACCCGAAGTCCTTGACCCCGCCGCGGCCGTACCGGCGGGAGAACCACCACGGCACCAGGCCGAGGAACAGGTTGGCGACGAACGGCACCACCAGCCGCACGCCGGAACGTGGGCCGTCGGGGGCCGGCAGGAAGCCGATGATCAGCAGCGAGACCAGGTAGTACAGGCCGAACCCGAGCAGGAACGCGGTCAGGCCCCAGGAGAGGTCGGCCGGCGGATCCTGTTGTCGCTGTTCGTCCACCGGCACTCCCCAGTCGCTAGCGAACCACCCGTCCACGCAGCATGATCATGGCCGGATCACGCAGCACCTGGAGATCATCTCGTGGGTCGTCGGCGAATACCAGCAGGTCAGCGGGTGATCCCTCGGTCAGTCCCGGCCAGCCCAGCCAGGATCGGGCGGCCCAGGAGCCGGCGGCGAGCGCCTGCTCGCGGCTCATCCCGGCCTCGTGCAGGGCAATCACCTCGTCGACGAGACGGCCGTGCTTGATGCCGCCGCCCGCGTCGGTGCCGGCGTAGACCGGCACGCCGGCCTCCACCGCGCTGCTCACGGTGTGTCGCACGCGGGCGTG encodes:
- the rpsP gene encoding 30S ribosomal protein S16 produces the protein MAVKIKLQRLGKIRQPQYRIIIADSRARRSGKAIETIGKYHPLQEPSFIEVDTERAQYWLSVGAQPTEPVQRILEITGDWQKFKGLPGAEGTLKHREPKPDKQALFNAALAAAGEEPTTEATTPKKKASAKKAESKDEAAAEEKSEGGEA
- a CDS encoding CPBP family intramembrane glutamic endopeptidase — encoded protein: MTPPTAQVDSPPAHRWGFGAFVLAEVVLVLSAVFLSAAAGPDDLAGPARPIVIVVVTVLPTMLAAGVAVLATLLRGNGPVIDLRLQWSWPDVRAGLKLGAAGLVLTAIAAVIWARTIGKLDPSSALASVTDTQPLPLVLGVVMFVYTWLIGPACEEMIFRGLLWGAIERLQWSRWAAFVLSTAIFAVSHLEPLRTSLLLVIAIPIGWARLVTGRLPASIVAHQINNFVPALGILLMSLGIWR
- a CDS encoding CPBP family intramembrane glutamic endopeptidase, which translates into the protein MDEQRQQDPPADLSWGLTAFLLGFGLYYLVSLLIIGFLPAPDGPRSGVRLVVPFVANLFLGLVPWWFSRRYGRGGVKDFGFVPNRRDLQVGLSWGIGSLIAGLLVSLLLQHLIPPTTSPVSSHLDGWLVGYSLFLVIGAPITEELLVRGALWGALEHYGVPRLTILVLTALVFAFIHLEPARLASLFAQGIAIGGARLVTGRVGASMVAHATNNLLPGIFTIVGI
- a CDS encoding RNA-binding protein; translated protein: MSLLADALEHLVRGIVDHPDDVRVNLLTTRRGRTLEVHVHPDDLGKVIGRGGRTATALRTVMAGIGGRGVRVDVVDTDR